TCGGCGGGGACATCGCCGAGCTGATGGAGGTCCTCGCGCCGGACGTCACGGCGTGGACCGACGCCGGCGGCAAGCGCAGGCCGGCGAGCCTGCGCCCGGTGCACGGCCGGGACAAGGTGGCCCGCCTGCTCACGTCCGGCCGGGGCGGCCCGAGCAACCCCGTGTTCCGCTACCGGCGCGTCAACGGCGACGACGCGGCGGTGCTGTTCGACGGCGACGCGCCGTTCGCCGTCCTGGTGCTGGACCTCACCTCGGAGGGCGACCGGGTGCGGGGCATCTACGTCGTGGCCAACCCGGACATTCGTCGCAGTCGGGAACGGGCTGCTGCTGGTCGAGACGCTGTCGGGGAAGGGGGGGGGTACGACTGGGGCCCGTGCCACGGAAGGTGGTCTGGGCTGGGCTCGCCCTTCTGTGAGGCCCCCATCGGGAGGGTCACGGTTACGGCCCCGGCGTGACGCCCTTCACCGCCCGCGCGAAGGCGAGGGCGGTCGGGGGGACATGGGAGCGGTGCCAGATCAGCCCCAGCTCGGAGGGGGGCAGTCCGTCGACCGGGATGAAGGTGATGGAGCTGCGCCGCCCGTGGTAGTCGGCCGTGGACCGGCACAGCAGCATCGCGCCCCGGTCCGCCGCCGTCAGACTCAGCCCCTCCTGAAGGGTGTTGACCAGTGGACCCGCCGGGATCGGTTTCAGCTCCGGGGTGTGGTCCGGGGTCTGCGCCAGGCGCCAGTACGCGGGAGCGGGACCGGGCGCCCCGCCCGCGCCCACGCCGATGAGCCGGCAGTCGGTCAGTTCCTCCGCCGACACCGACTCCCGGGCCGCGAACGGGTGCCGGACGGAGACGGCGAGGGTCTGAGGCTGCCGGGAGAAGACCGGCCCGAGCACCAGGTCCTCCTCCCGTACTGGCAGGAGCACCACCGCGCAGTCCACCTCCTGGCGGCGCAACGGCCCGAACGGGTCCGACAGCGGGATCTCCGTCAGCTCCAGGACGCACCCCGGGCACTCCTCCTCGAACAGGGCTATCGCCTGGGCGAGGTAGTCGTCGACGGTGCCCTGGAAGCCGATCCGCAGCACCCCGCCCACCTCCGCCCGGGCGGCGGCCCGCGCCTCGTCCAGGGTTGCGCGCAGCCGGTCGTACGCGGGCCGCAGGCTGCCGATGAAGGACTCCCCGAGCGGGGTCAGCCGCACCCGGCGGCTGGTGCGCTCGACCAGCGGGGCGCCGATCCGTCCCTCCAGGGCGCGCAGCAGCTGGCTCACCCTGCTCTGGGAGACGTACAGTCGCTCGCCCGCCCGGCCGAAGTGCAGCTCCTCGGCGAGGACGAGGAACGCCTCCAACTCGCGGATCTCGATACCGCCCACGGAATCCCGGCCTCCTCCACCCGATCGAGTAATCCTACTCATGGAAGGATGAGAGATTGGCCGTTGTTCCCGAACGGCCCTGC
This region of Streptomyces caelestis genomic DNA includes:
- a CDS encoding LysR family transcriptional regulator, whose protein sequence is MGGIEIRELEAFLVLAEELHFGRAGERLYVSQSRVSQLLRALEGRIGAPLVERTSRRVRLTPLGESFIGSLRPAYDRLRATLDEARAAARAEVGGVLRIGFQGTVDDYLAQAIALFEEECPGCVLELTEIPLSDPFGPLRRQEVDCAVVLLPVREEDLVLGPVFSRQPQTLAVSVRHPFAARESVSAEELTDCRLIGVGAGGAPGPAPAYWRLAQTPDHTPELKPIPAGPLVNTLQEGLSLTAADRGAMLLCRSTADYHGRRSSITFIPVDGLPPSELGLIWHRSHVPPTALAFARAVKGVTPGP